From a region of the Dictyostelium discoideum AX4 chromosome 2 chromosome, whole genome shotgun sequence genome:
- a CDS encoding 5'-3' exonuclease domain-containing protein: MAKKRSKENIENESSDEEIEKKKLKRDKHEEKELNKKEKKEKKEKKEKKEKKEKKEKKEKKEKKEKKEKKDENDLDKGCSDKSRDNKEINNEDKKDKKDKKDKKDERKENNEKKDKNEKKDNIEIKELNSGKLKENELEDDNNNNNNNNIKLEKDNKFKENENLEDNNENDNNDNNDNNEKIIKEILIYNNKEDMEKIDFKKLPWFESIKEKFSNIIWSKNINESPTILVIFEEVECEFFVNMITSIYYQELSIAYNSTLSSKRIIVGFDLEGTIPYSIQISTKTVSAVIYIKAMGKLTDGLIKLLKDKSIIKAGTGVKSDFERISKIFPSVKSESALDVGCVAFRSGITNNYLPLEVLAIDLLGLGKYNFHRQYKAKPNNREDWITQTINDMDQHKYAAIDAWLGYKLAETLYTNLKNHSSFYDWSKSNLTGNFQFRDHKDFEKIEESIVFDENNQINYFPFSKIPPKLNNTAVATTNFNQIQESKASSKIKNAEKYEKANNHENLLKLQEIKKKNKRPFI; this comes from the coding sequence ATGGCCAAAAAGAgatcaaaagaaaatatagaAAATGAATCATCTGATGAAGAaatagaaaagaaaaaattaaaaagggATAAAcatgaagaaaaagaattaaataaaaaagaaaagaaagaaaagaaagaaaagaaagaaaagaaagaaaagaaagaaaagaaagaaaaaaaagaaaagaaagaaaagaaagaaaagaaagaaaagaaagatgaaaatgatttggATAAAGGCTGTTCAGATAAAAGTAgagataataaagaaataaacaacgaggataaaaaagataaaaaagataaaaaagataaaaaagatgaacGCAAAGaaaacaatgaaaaaaaagataaaaatgaaaaaaaagataatatagaaataaaagaattaaactctggtaaattaaaagaaaatgaacttgaagatgataataataataataataataataatataaaattagaaaaagataataaatttaaagaaaatgaaaacttggaagataataatgaaaatgataataatgataataatgataataatgaaaagataataaaagaaatattaatatataataataaagaagataTGGAAAAGATAGACTTTAAAAAGTTACCTTGGTTTGAAAGTATTAAAgagaaattttcaaatattatatggtcaaaaaatataaatgaatCACCAACTATTCTTGTAATTTTTGAAGAGGTAGAATGTGAATTCTTTGTAAATATGATAACATCAATCTATTATCAAGAGTTATCAATAGCATATAACTCTACATTAAGTAGTAAGAGGATAATAGTTGGATTTGATTTAGAGGGTACAATACCATATTCTATTCAAATATCAACAAAAACCGTATCAGCTGTTATATACATCAAAGCAATGGGTAAATTAACAGatggtttaattaaattattaaaggaTAAAAGTATAATTAAAGCAGGTACTGGTGTTAAAAGTGATTTTGAACGTATATCAAAGATATTTCCAAGTGTAAAGAGTGAATCAGCATTGGATGTTGGTTGTGTTGCATTCAGAAGTggtattacaaataattatttaccaCTTGAAGTATTGGCAATTGATTTACTTGGTTTAGGTAAATATAATTTCCACCGTCAATATAAAGCAAAACCAAATAATCGTGAAGATTGGATAACTCAAACCATCAATGATATGGATCAACATAAATATGCAGCTATAGACGCTTGGTTAGGTTATAAATTAGCTGAAACACTCTATACAAATCTAAAGAATCATTCATCATTCTATGATTGGTCAAAATCAAATCTAACTGGTAATTTCCAATTTCGTGATCATAAAGACTTTGAAAAAATAGAAGAATCAATAGTTTTcgatgaaaataatcaaattaattatttcccATTTTCAAAGATCCctccaaaattaaataatactgCCGTGgcaacaacaaattttaatcaaattcaaGAGTCAAAAGCttcatcaaaaataaaaaatgctgaaaaatatgaaaaagcAAATAATcatgaaaatttattaaagttacaagaaattaaaaaaaagaataaaagaccttttatttaa
- the gpt7 gene encoding Stealth family protein gives MGRKFKFIILSLFIISLFLILNYSIINNKNKLNSDNYNNNNNSNNSNNNNNNNNNNNNNNNNNNKSKNNNNINNKINKNKNINNENILKKQYKYEKDKISLLESNFLLRTNGLMELKETKILLRKCEYVDLVYTWVNGSDPNHINSRRKYNIDLGNQNYPSSSDDHNVNNNNNNNNKNNNIGNYSRDEEESNNSIPEDDTQRYRDYGSLKYSLRSVRKYAPWIKNIFIVTANQIPSWFNTSNHQNVYFIFHNQFFKNIDDLPTFNSNSIESNFWNLPEEVSNCFLYLNDDLFFREPVKVSDFFDSEFNQHIFESDEIISSYTDIENNERLDVWAKSLVMSNKVLDRIWKTLGKPRQNAQHGVQVFNRKIWILMKRELEKELSMTSSNKFRTVNDIQIPFTYNQFAKRYSQHIIKEPNNGYYGLNDKNLNKTFQEVLLNKNKSKTICLNDLLGESLDKNTSLQIFNFFESLFPIKSPYENN, from the exons atgggcagaaaatttaaatttataatattatctCTATTTATAATATCTCTTTTTCTTATACTCaattattcaattataaataataaaaataaattaaattcggataattataataataataataatagcaataatagcaataataataataataataataataataataataataataataataataataataaaagtaaaaataataataatataaataataaaattaataaaaataaaaatattaataatgaaaatatattaaagaaacaatataaatatgaaaaagataaaatttcattattagaGAGTAACTTTTTATTAAGAACCAATGGTTTAATGGAGTTAAAAGAAACTAAAATATTACTTAGAAAATGTGAATATGTGGATTTAGTATATACATGGGTTAATGGTTCAGATCCAAACCATATTAATAGTAGAcgaaaatataatatagaTCTCGGTAATCAAAATTATCCTTCTTCAAGTGATGATcataatgttaataataataataataataataataaaaataataatattggaaATTATAGTAGagatgaagaagaatcaaataatagtatacCAGAAGATGACACTCAAAGATATAGAGATTATGGTAGTCTAAAATATTCATTACGTAGTGTTAGAAAGTACGCCCCTTGGATaaagaatatttttattgtaaCTGCAAATCAAATTCCATCATGGTTTAATACTTCAAATCATCaaaatgtttattttatatttcataatcaattttttaaaaatat agatgaTTTGCCaacatttaattcaaattcaattgaatcaaatttttGGAATTTACCAGAAGAAGtttcaaattgttttttatatttaaatgatgatttattttttagagaACCAGTAAAAGTTAGTGATTTCTTTGATTCTGAATTTAATCAACATATATTTGAAAGTGATGAAATTATATCAAGTTATacagatattgaaaataatgaaagatTGGATGTTTGGGCTAAATCATTGGTTATGTCAAATAAAGTATTGGATAGAATTTGGAAAACTCTTGGAAAACCTAGACAAAATGCTCAACATGGTGTTCAAGTGTTTAATAGAAAGATTTGGATCTTAATGAAAAGAGAATTGGAGAAAGAACTATCAATGACATCTTCAAATAAGTTTAGAACTGTAAATGATATTCAAATACCATTCACCTATAATCAGTTTGCAAAGAGATACTCTCAACATATCATTAAAGAACCAAATAATGGCTACTAtggtttaaatgataaaaatttaaacaaaactTTTCAAGAAGTTTTActcaataaaaataaatcaaaaacaatttgtttaaatgatttattggGTGAAAGTTTAGATAAAAATACAAGTCTTcaaatttttaacttttttgaatctttatttccaattaaatcaccttatgaaaataattaa
- a CDS encoding UBX domain-containing protein (Similar to UIM), whose amino-acid sequence MSRNNNYNGPTTSSGKSIGGINKSTNRNRNRRNNNYSNDSNSSGGGGSYSSASSSRRTNSNGSNSSISSNGTSMSEEIIEESTFDSSGNNNSGGGSGGGGGSTSVTSKKIINGVKNTTTTSTLSSSSSCIQSNNNNNGNNNGNGNGGVYSVGGLLGSSGGMMQPLPGGGPINLSSSTGMQYPQGSVDNLMAPNVNRDGGGHFGNYTPFLSKDFMNNIIGQPRAPLGHMRPQDIYEQTQLRKQQMENKANLEEIYDENDNEDDDDDDDDDEEEYEDDDDNADNTDHTTQQSNQRRRNDRFSDYQGDEDEDIALQRAINESIRLQQQQQQQQKQQQQKTKQTNNNNNNNNNNNNNNNNNNNNNNNNNNQNNQNNHRQPSPPPQQQQQQSQQSPQQSQQSKNNNQTNKPNLGSPNTPSRRKVRFGGSSPNDEINEYKQNSGNYNNSSNNNNNNQNNNQNNQNNKYGYRVNNCLNISNESDDNEEEYYENNPEAQQFLSSIDKGRLEHKKMIKDSRKIREEQEREFNESLKKDREKKEEEELERALKLSMEIEQQTQISIKRDRLPVDPSIGLSLDQIKSSPIKICEISISLPPDGTRITRKFFVNNTFQSIRDWVDIHLFDSNSQINLSTYELVTNFPKESLTDNSKTLLDLHLYPRAILNLREP is encoded by the coding sequence atgagtaggaataataattataatggaCCAACAACATCAAGTGGTAAAAGTATTGGTGGTATAAATAAGAGTACAAATCGTAATCGTAATcgtagaaataataattatagtaatGATAGcaatagtagtggtggtggtggaagTTATTCATCAGCATCATCTTCAAGAAGAactaatagtaatggtagtaatagtagtattaGTAGTAATGGTACATCAATGAGTGAAGAAATTATTGAAGAATCAACATTTGATTCATcaggtaataataatagtggtggtggtagtggtggtggtggtggatcCACAAGTGTAACTtcaaaaaagataattaatggtgttaaaaatacaactacaacctcaacattatcatcttcatctagTTGTATTCAaagtaacaataataataatggtaataataatggtaatggtaatggtggaGTATATAGTGTTGGTGGTCTTTTAGGTAGTAGTGGAGGTATGATGCAACCATTACCTGGTGGTGgtccaattaatttatcatcatctacAGGAATGCAATATCCACAAGGATCAGTTGATAATTTGATGGCACCAAATGTAAATAGAGATGGTGGTGGTCATTTTGGTAATTATACGCCTTTTCTTAGTAAAGATTTTATGAATAATATCATTGGTCAACCAAGAGCACCATTAGGTCATATGAGACCACAAGATATTTATGAACAAACTCAATTAAGAAAACAACAAATGGAAAATAAAGCAAATCTTGAAGAAAtttatgatgaaaatgataacgaggatgatgatgatgatgatgatgatgatgaagaagaatatgaagatgatgatgataatgctGATAATACTGATCATACTACACAACAATCAAATCAACGTCGTCGTAATGATAGATTCTCTGACTATCAaggtgatgaagatgaagatattGCTTTACAAAGAGCTATTAATGAATCCATAagattacaacaacaacagcagcaacaacaaaaacaacaacaacaaaaaacaaagcaaactaataataataataataataataataataataataataataataataataataataataataataataataataataatcaaaataatcaaaataatcatagACAACCATCACCACcgccacaacaacaacaacaacaatcacaacaatcaccacaacaatcacaacaatcaaaaaataataatcaaacaaataaaccaaatttaGGCTCACCAAATACACCATCAAGAAGAAAGGTTAGATTTGGTGGGTCATCaccaaatgatgaaattaatgaatataaacaaaatagcggaaactataataatagtagtaataataataataataatcaaaataataatcaaaataatcaaaataataaatatggtTATAGagttaataattgtttaaatattagtaatgaatctgatgataatgaagaagaatATTATGAGAATAATCCAGAAGCACAACAATTTCTATCATCAATAGATAAAGGTAGATTAGAACAtaagaaaatgataaaagatTCAAGAAAGATTAGAGAGGAACAAGAGAGagaatttaatgaatctttgaaaaaagatagagaaaagaaagaagaggaagaattAGAGAGAGCTTTAAAATTATCGATGGAAATTGAACAACAAACTCAAATCTCCATAAAAAGAGATAGATTACCAGTGGATCCATCGATTGGATTATCTCTGGATCAAATTAAATCTTCTCctattaaaatttgtgaAATCTCAATCAGTTTACCACCTGATGGTACTAGAATCACTAGAAAATTCTTTGTAAATAACACTTTTCAATCAATTCGTGATTGGGTAGATATTCATTTATTCGATTCAAACtctcaaataaatttatcaacCTATGAATTAGTAACCAATTTCCCAAAAGAATCTTTAACTGATAATTCAAAAACTTTATTAGATTTACATTTATACCCACGtgcaattttaaatttaagagaaccttaa
- a CDS encoding TMF1-like protein, with product MSKWGNFNFDISAVGKVIKNVEKSIDKAIGIPDQPEGTENNDNNTSFSSSPGGGTSFFGYSFSTPTKSTSNNTPITSTPTKLQSGQTLTPTLTPIQNNNNNNNNNNNNNNNNNNNNNNNNNNNNNSNKQTNNSSNNSSILNITPIKPKIEQQSIPTPKYSENTSEEIGLKNKEDNKGEDEDEDEDEEKPLYQIDANLDSKSENILKEEKVNKNHDNGNNQNENENQNESENENEIENDNNNNNNSMNISKSLQMDKSELNQEINEIDTNSLQINTDHNKDLLNIDSINNTNEINNKENDNNIEKEEIQEIKPINNENVVNNNNNNNNNNNNNNNNNNNNNNNIIDNIIDYNNNNNNIDNNNINSNNNNNNNNNNNNNNNNNNNNNNNNNNNNELIIKENNELKQTIKEMENKMNIVVMINNEQKRIVTDKEKVIEDLTGKMSKLAILNDQLLGDINKLNVDSKKEDLENLKEEFSRRLGQVEKKLSNVTKERDQLRSGTTLPESIQITVKEKDEKITQLITEGTNLSHRILALESSLKKSKQTTKENEDTITMLNERINNTEQLLLTRSERLKEFEEADKRYQDTINTMKEVSDSASKKLDKRDQEADKAIRQATDLQAALDKAWKDIQDLNKHHSIEIDRYNKQLQEERSRIKSEFQLIANNEKKEFLDKIEQLETFIQEHRSTINRNNEKQTWKEEELNKEIAHLQQRCRDAEIRNDQLSSSIPQATRPLLKQIESIQEQFNERQSTWETLEKQLNNQLREERLKAEHVVRNQQEILSELEELTLKFQLLESESKIDKKKLKSTITELQQLKSIQSDHLSKIQDLESSSSTLQSKIDQHLNTISILEERLTLSNKELKDLEDKRQKEKELYEKETSNFLKKQQQLLLQQQLQQQQQQENQNQINNNNNNNNNNNNNNGSSLSNSTDKINNGSISTPPQQQNKGLFSGLKKTPSNHDFLNHSVGNGLLPASLEYLQSSLSQKEGEAMSLQAQVQSLNHSRKKLEDELVKLTTDNEELLSECKELKLQRQEIKDIQQRYQTTLLMLGEKEEAVNELRLDIMDLKDLYKNQINELLLQIEVLKKK from the exons atgagTAAGTGgggaaattttaattttgacaTATCAGCAGTTGGGAAggttattaaaaatgttgaaaaatcaattgacAAGGCAATTGGTATACCAGATCAACCAGAAGGTACTGAAAACAATGATAACAATAcatcattttcttcatctCCGGGTGGAGGTACTAGTTTCTTTGGATATTCAttttcaacaccaacaaaatCTACTTCAAATAATACACCAATAACATCGACACCAACAAAATTACAAAGTGGTCAAACTCTCACTCCAACTCTTACTCCTattcaaaacaacaacaacaacaacaacaacaacaacaacaacaacaacaacaacaacaacaacaacaacaacaacaacaataataataataatagcaataaacaaacaaacaatagttcaaataatagttcaatattaaatataacaccaataaaaccaaaaatagAACAACAATCCATTCCCACACCTAAATATAGTGAAAATACAAGTGAGGAAATtggattaaaaaataaagaggATAATAAAGGTGAAGATgaggatgaagatgaagatgaagaaaaacCACTATATCAAATAGATGCTAATTTAGATTCAAAAtctgaaaatattttaaaagaagagaaggtaaataaaaatcatgATAATGGCAAcaatcaaaatgaaaatgagaatcaaaatgaaagtgaaaatgaaaatgaaattgaaaatgataataataataataataatagtatgaATATATCAAAATCATTACAAATGGATAAAAGTGAGCTCAACCAAGAG attaatgaaattgatactAATAGCCTTCAAATAAATACTGATCATAACAAAGATCTCCTCAATATTGactcaattaataatacaaatgaaattaataataaagaaaatgataataatatagaaaaGGAGGAAATACAAGAAATAAAAcctattaataatgaaaatgttgttaataataataataataataataataataataataataataataataataataataataataataataatattattgataatattattgattataataataataataataatattgataataataatattaatagtaataataataataataataataataataataataataataataataataataataataataataataataataataataataatgaattaataataaaagaaaataatgaattaaaacaaactattaaagaaatggaaaataaaatgaatatagttgtaatgataaataatgaaCAAAAGAGAATAGTAACAGATAAAGAAAAGGTTATAGAGGATTTAACAGGTAAAATGTCAAAATTAGCGATATTGAATGATCAATTATTGGGTGATATTAACAAATTGAATGTTGATTCAAAGAAAGAAGATTTAGAgaatttaaaagaagaaTTTAGTAGAAGATTAGGTCAAGTAGAGAAAAAGCTATCAAATGTTACCAAAGAACGTGATCAATTAAGATCTGGTACAACGCTACCAGAGTCAATTCAAATTACAGtgaaagaaaaagatgaaaagaTCACTCAACTCATTACAGAGGGTACAAATTTAAGTCATCGTATTTTAGCATTGGAATCATCATTAAAGAAATCGAAACAAACCACcaaagaaaatgaagataCCATTACAATGTTAAatgaaagaattaataaCACCGAGCAATTACTTTTAACTCGTTCAGAGagattaaaagaatttgaagagGCTGATAAACGTTATCAAGATACAATCAATACAATGAAGGAAGTTAGTGATTCTGCCTCAAAGAAATTGGATAAACGTGATCAAGAGGCTGATAAGGCTATTAGACAAGCAACCGATTTACAGGCAGCTTTAGATAAAGCTTGGAAAGATATTCAAGACTTAAATAAACATCATTCCATTGAGATTGATCGTTACAATAAACAGTTACAAGAGGAGAGATCCAGAATTAAAAGTGAATTCCAATTGATTGCAAACAATGAAAAGAAAGAGTTTCTTGATAAAATAGAACAATTGGAAACTTTTATACAAGAACATCGTTCAACTATCAATAGAAATAATGAGAAACAAACTTGGAAAGAGGaggaattaaataaagagaTAGCTCATCTTCAACAACGATGTAGAGATGCTGAAATTCGTAATGATCAATTAAGCTCTTCAATACCTCAAGCAACTCGTCCACTcttaaaacaaattgaatcCATTCAAGAACAATTCAATGAAAGACAATCGACTTGGGAAACTTTAgagaaacaattaaataatcaattacgTGAAGAACGTTTAAAAGCTGAACATGTAGTTAGAAATCAACAAGAGATCCTCTCTGAATTGGAAGAGTTAACTCTAAAATTCCAATTATTAGAGAGTGAAagtaaaattgataaaaagaaattaaaatctacAATCACAGAGTTACAACAACTTAAATCCATACAATCGGATCATCTTTCAAAAATACAAGATTTAGAATCCTCTTCTTCAACTTTACAATCAAAAATCGATCAACATTTAAATACCATCTCAATATTGGAAGAACGTTTAACACTTTCAAATAAAGAACTTAAAGATTTAGAAGATAAAagacaaaaagaaaaagaactttatgaaaaagaaacttcaaactttttaaaaaaacaacaacagttattattacaacaacaattacaacaacaacaacaacaagaaaatcaaaatcaaattaataataataataataataataataataataataataataatggttcgtcattatcaaatagtacagataaaattaataatggttcaatttcaacaccaccacaacaacaaaataaaggATTATTTAGTGGATTAAAGAAAACACCAAGTAACCATgactttttaaatcattcaGTTGGAAATGGATTATTACCAGCATCTTTAGAGTATTTACAATCTTCATTATCACAAAAAGAGGGTGAAGCAATGTCATTACAAGCTCAAGTTCAATCATTAAATCATTCAAGAAAGAAATTAGAGGATGAATTAGTAAAACTTACCACTGATAATGAGGAATTATTAAGTGAATGTAAAGAATTGAAATTACAACGTCAAGAGATTAAAGATATTCAACAACGTTATCAAACCACTTTGTTAATGTTGggtgaaaaagaagaagctGTAAATGAATTACGTTTGGATATTATGGATTTAAAggatttatataaaaatcaaattaatgaattattattacaaattgaagttttaaaaaagaaataa
- a CDS encoding NCS-1/frequenin-related protein: protein MGNKQGKSPNNSKGGKKYKIDNDVVKQLQESTNFDKVEAKKLYEVFYDLSNGGKEPLNRDRFKEGLTKLESCGLKNLDNSPFGDRLFDLLDTNKDNTVDLQEFISGLSILCKGTAEEKLELSFKAYDIDGNGYITKSELSQMFQQAWISGFKALSYQTNEEVNKDDLNNFSEEMAQIFADGAFSSLDVNGDGKLSFNEFKQFAMSHPKITATLNGSKRDVPITFD, encoded by the exons ATGGGTAATAAACAAGGTAAATCCCCAAATAATAGCAAAGGAGGTAAAAAATACA aaattgataatgatgtaGTCAAACAACTCCAAGAATCAACAAATT ttgACAAGGTTGAagctaaaaaattatatgaaGTTTTCTATGATCTTTCAAATGGAGGTAAAGAACCATTAAATAGGGATAGATTCAAAGAAGGTTTAACCAAATTAGAATCATGTGGTTTAAAGAATCTTGATAATTCACCATTTGGTGATCGTTTATTCGATTTACTCGATACCAATAAAGATAATACTGTTGATCTTCAAGAATTTATTAGtggtttatcaattttatgtAAAGGTACTGCCGAAGAAAAACTCGAAT tatCATTTAAAGCATATGATATAGATGGAAATGGATATATTACAAAGAGTGAATTATCACAAATGTTTCAACAAGCATGGATTTCAGGTTTCAAAGCATTATCATATCAAACTAATGAAGAAGTCAACAaggatgatttaaataatttttcagaGGAAATGGCACAAATCTTTGCAGATGGTGCTTTCTCATCTTTAGATGttaatggtgatggtaaATTATCTTTCAATGAATTCAAACAATTCGCAATGTCTCATCCAAAAATTACTGCCACATTAAATGGTTCAAAGAGAGACGTGCCAattacttttgattaa
- the catA gene encoding hypothetical protein, whose protein sequence is MSAPVLTTSSGSPIDNNLNSMTAGVNGPILIQDFTLIDKLAHFDRERIPERVVHAKGAGAHGYFEVPSSDVPKWCKAKFLNKVGKRTPIFTRFSTVGGEKGSSDSERDPRGFAVKFYTEEGNFDMVGNNTPVFFIRDPSKFPDFIHTQKRNPQTNCKDPNMFWDFLGQTPESTHQVSILFSDRGTPKSYRHMHGFSSHTLKFVNAQGKPYWVKLHFTSETGIQNYTAEEAAKMSMNDPDSATRDLFETIAKGGEPAWKVSIQLMEFEDALKYRFNPFDVTKIWSHKDYPLIQIGRMVLNRNPENYFAEVEQAAFSPSHMVPGIEPSPDKMLQGRLFSYPDTHRHRLGVNYQQIPVNCPFAVKGGVKNYQRDGFMAVNGNGGKGPNYQPNSFGGPEPHPEFAQHKFDVSGFAARQPYNHPNDDFVQPGDLYRLMSEDAKSRFVSNLVGHMSGVTIKEIQVRAVSNFYKADKDLGARLCKGLGIDVNDVIKFAARSNL, encoded by the exons atgtcAGCTCCAGTTTTAACCACCAGTAGTGGTTCACCAATTGATAACAATTTAAACTCAATGACCGCAGGTGTTAATGGtccaattttaattcaagatttcactttaattgataaacttGCTCATTTCGATCGTGAACGTATCCCAGAACGTGTTGTACATGCTAAAGGTGCTGGTGCCCATGGTTATTTCGAAGTTCCCTCAAGTGATGTACCAAAATGGTGTAAAGCTAAATTCTTAAATAAAGTTGGTAAGAGAACACCAATCTTCACCCGTTTCTCTACTGTTGGTGGTGAAAAAGGTTCATCCGATTCTGAAAGAGATCCAAGAGGTTTCGCTGTCAAATTTTATACTGAAGAAGGTAACTTTGATATGGTCGGTAATAATACTCCAGTTTTCTTTATTCGTGATCCATCAAAATTCCCAGATTTCATTCATACAca aaaacgTAATCCACAAACAAATTGTAAAGATCCAAATATGTTTTGGGATTTTTTAGGTCAAACACCAGAATCAACACATCAAGTATCAATTTTATTCTCTGATAGAGGTACACCAAAATCATATCGTCATATGCATGGTTTCTCATCACATACCttaaaatttgttaatgCTCAAGGTAAACCATATTGGGTTAAATTACATTTCACCAGTGAAACTGGTATTCAAAATTACACAGCTGAAGAAGCTGCCAAGATGTCAATGAACGATCCAGATTCAGCAACTCGTGATCTCTTTGAAACCATCGCCAAAGGTGGTGAACCAGCTTGGAAAGTTTCCATTCAATTGATGGAATTTGAAGATGCCTTAAAGTATCGTTTCAATCCATTCGATGTAACAAAGATTTGGTCACACAAAGACTAtccattaattcaaattggTCGTATGGTTTTGAATCGTAATCCAGAGAATTACTTTGCTGAAGTTGAACAAGCTGCCTTCTCACCATCCCACATGGTTCCAGGTATTGAACCATCACCAGATAAGATGTTACAAGGTCGTCTCTTCTCTTATCCAGATACTCATCGTCATCGTTTAGGTGTAAACTATCAACAAATCCCAGTCAATTGTCCATTCGCCGTAAAGGGTGGTGTTAAAAACTACCAACGTGATGGTTTCATGGCTGtcaatggtaatggtggtaaaGGTCCAAACTATCAACCAAACTCTTTCGGTGGTCCAGAGCCACATCCAGAATTTGCTCAACATAAATTTGACGTCTCTGGTTTCGCTGCTCGTCAACCATACAATCATCCAAATGACGACTTTGTTCAACCAGGTGATTTATATAGACTCATGTCTGAAGATGCCAAATCTCGTTTCGTCTCTAATTTAGTCGGTCACATGTCCGGTGTCACCATCAAAGAAATTCAAGTTCGTGCCGTTTCAAACTTTTACAAGGCTGACAAAGATTTAGGTGCTCGTTTATGTAAGGGTCTTGGTATTGATGTTAATGATGTCATCAAATTCGCTGCTAGATCAAACTTGTAA